From a single Oreochromis niloticus isolate F11D_XX linkage group LG3, O_niloticus_UMD_NMBU, whole genome shotgun sequence genomic region:
- the LOC109197653 gene encoding G2/M phase-specific E3 ubiquitin-protein ligase isoform X2, whose protein sequence is MNYNRDTNLQAHGIIANLALELDHKKVSRFNISRSAVWDGAVRGFRRSTYSDNYNMFIKFNDDAGSFEEGLYTGGPRREFLTLLMGSLRNRPIFDGPPESRYLVYNSRAARQDEYFLAGKMIAVSIVHGGPAPHFLSKNLVNHITGNQSFSATVEDVQDEEITKILHQVLKAESEESLHNLILQNSTIFQTAGCLRNVKPFEKQAFVEEYLRWYILERNQSVIQRFKDGLESLNFLSALQQNSSVLAPLLCFSAKALTASELESMFRPDLSPAGSNKRHKEVLTLGFWADYLLDCEGLNDHFYLFIVL, encoded by the exons ATGAACTACAACAg AGACACCAATTTGCAGGCACATGGAATTATTGCAAATTTGGCACTGGAACTTGACCACAAGAAGGTCAGCAGGTTCAATATATCAAGGTCAGCTGTATGGGATGGAGCTGTTAGAGGATTTCGACGCAGCACATACTCTGACAACTACAACATGTTCATCAAGtttaatgatgatgctggcaGCTTTGAAGAAGGTTTGTATACAGGTGGCCCGAGGCGTGAATTCCTCACACTTCTTATGGGCAGTCTGCGAAATCGCCCCATCTTTGATGGACCTCCAGAGAGCCGTTATCTTGTATATAATTCAAGAG CTGCCAGGCAAGATGAGTACTTTTTAGCAGGAAAGATGATCGCTGTATCCATTGTGCATGGGGGACCAGCACCACATTTCCTCTCCAAGAACCTGGTCAACCACATCACAGGGAATCAGAGTTTCAGCGCCACTGTAGAAGATGTGCAAGATGAGGAGATCACAAAAATTCTACATCAG gtcCTGAAAGCTGAATCAGAGGAGTCTTTGCATAATCTTATTTTGCAAAACAGCACAATCTTCCAAACTGCTGGATGCCTCAGAAACGTCAAGCCTTTTGAGAAACAAGCATTTGTGGAGGAGTACCTCAGATGGTACATCCTTGAAAGAAACCAAAGTGTCATTCAACG ATTTAAAGATGGACTGGAAAGTCTGAATTTTTTAAGTGCACTGCAACAAAATTCCAGTGTGCTGGCCCCACTCCTATGCTTCTCTGCCAAGGCCCTGACTGCTTCAGAACTGGAGAGCATGTTCAGACCAGATCTCAGCCCAGCAGGAAGCAACAAGCGGCATAAGGAGGTCCTAACACTTGGCTTTTGGGCAGATTATCTCCTTGATTGTGAAGGTTTGAATgaccatttttatttgtttatagtTTTATGA
- the LOC109197653 gene encoding G2/M phase-specific E3 ubiquitin-protein ligase isoform X1: MREVYIPLKKKVSLFFRDTNLQAHGIIANLALELDHKKVSRFNISRSAVWDGAVRGFRRSTYSDNYNMFIKFNDDAGSFEEGLYTGGPRREFLTLLMGSLRNRPIFDGPPESRYLVYNSRAARQDEYFLAGKMIAVSIVHGGPAPHFLSKNLVNHITGNQSFSATVEDVQDEEITKILHQVLKAESEESLHNLILQNSTIFQTAGCLRNVKPFEKQAFVEEYLRWYILERNQSVIQRFKDGLESLNFLSALQQNSSVLAPLLCFSAKALTASELESMFRPDLSPAGSNKRHKEVLTLGFWADYLLDCEGLNDHFYLFIVL; encoded by the exons ATGAGAGAAGTATatatacctttaaaaaaaaaagtttcccttttttttagAGACACCAATTTGCAGGCACATGGAATTATTGCAAATTTGGCACTGGAACTTGACCACAAGAAGGTCAGCAGGTTCAATATATCAAGGTCAGCTGTATGGGATGGAGCTGTTAGAGGATTTCGACGCAGCACATACTCTGACAACTACAACATGTTCATCAAGtttaatgatgatgctggcaGCTTTGAAGAAGGTTTGTATACAGGTGGCCCGAGGCGTGAATTCCTCACACTTCTTATGGGCAGTCTGCGAAATCGCCCCATCTTTGATGGACCTCCAGAGAGCCGTTATCTTGTATATAATTCAAGAG CTGCCAGGCAAGATGAGTACTTTTTAGCAGGAAAGATGATCGCTGTATCCATTGTGCATGGGGGACCAGCACCACATTTCCTCTCCAAGAACCTGGTCAACCACATCACAGGGAATCAGAGTTTCAGCGCCACTGTAGAAGATGTGCAAGATGAGGAGATCACAAAAATTCTACATCAG gtcCTGAAAGCTGAATCAGAGGAGTCTTTGCATAATCTTATTTTGCAAAACAGCACAATCTTCCAAACTGCTGGATGCCTCAGAAACGTCAAGCCTTTTGAGAAACAAGCATTTGTGGAGGAGTACCTCAGATGGTACATCCTTGAAAGAAACCAAAGTGTCATTCAACG ATTTAAAGATGGACTGGAAAGTCTGAATTTTTTAAGTGCACTGCAACAAAATTCCAGTGTGCTGGCCCCACTCCTATGCTTCTCTGCCAAGGCCCTGACTGCTTCAGAACTGGAGAGCATGTTCAGACCAGATCTCAGCCCAGCAGGAAGCAACAAGCGGCATAAGGAGGTCCTAACACTTGGCTTTTGGGCAGATTATCTCCTTGATTGTGAAGGTTTGAATgaccatttttatttgtttatagtTTTATGA
- the LOC109197654 gene encoding programmed cell death 1 ligand 1 — MFAVITSLTLMFAVFVSADQTIITAECGQDVTLTCRAPNNNNKIIVVEWSRADLEPQHVLLQQNGEFDPDGQHPSFKNRVDLQDRQMKDGDVSLILKDVIINDNGTYECRVQRQRESLSLITSVYLSVVPPGQSRGNKEDGRNKDGGKEDGGKEDGSVGLKVGLSVSAVLLVAAVGFLIYRKVKSKTKQRQNSYQPPDELQPV, encoded by the exons ATGTTTGCTGTAATTACGTCACTCACTTTGATGTTTGCCGTGTtcgtctctgcag accagacaatcatcacagctgagtgtggacaggacgtcactctgacatgtcgagctccaaacaacaacaacaagatcatagttgtagagtggagcagagctgacctggagCCACAACATGTTCTTTTGCAGCAGAATGGGGAGTTTGATCCAGATGgtcagcatccatcttttaagaaccgggtggatctgcaggacagacagatgaaggatggagacgtgtctttgattctgaaggatgtgattATTAATGATaatggaacatacgagtgtcgtgttcagagacagagagaaagtttAAGTCTCATCACCAGTGTCTACCTGAGtgttgttcctccag GTCAATCACGAGGGAACAAAGAGGATGGAAGGAACAaagatggagggaaggaggatggagggaaggaggatggCTCTGTTGGACTGAAAGTTGGTCTGTCAGTTTCTGCTGTGCTTCTGGTTGCTGCTGTTGGATTTTTGATCTAtagaaaagtaaaaagtaaaacgAAGCAGAGGCAGAATTCATACCAGCCTCCTGATGAACTGCAGCCTGTTTGA